Proteins from one Triticum urartu cultivar G1812 unplaced genomic scaffold, Tu2.1 TuUngrouped_contig_6701, whole genome shotgun sequence genomic window:
- the LOC125530987 gene encoding uncharacterized protein LOC125530987: MTPQALLLLLLAAAVAVAVASAAPANGAANDLLPKYGLPKGLIPDSVSSYTFDEATGDFEIHLAGTCYVRFGDHLVYYEKTLRGCLSKGRITGLAGIQAKKLFLWVSVSGIVAHPEEGTLEFQVGFVSEELSASLFDRVPVCGASAGAQLRGVAGVIQELGLLPVAEA, translated from the exons ATGACTCCCCaagccctcctcctcctcctcctcgccgccgccgtcgccgtcgccgtcgcctccgCGGCCCCGGCGAACGGCGCGGCCAACGACCTCCTCCCCAAGTACGGCCTCCCCAAGGGCCTCATCCCGGACTCGGTCAGCTCCTACACCTTCGACGAGGCCACGGGCGACTTCGAGATCCACCTCGCGGGCACCTGCTACGTCCGCTTCGGCGACCACCTCGTCTACTACGAGAAGACCCTCCGCGGCTGCCTCTCCAAGGGGAGGATCACCGGCCTCGCCGGCATCCAGGCCAAGAAGCTCTTCCTCTGGGTCTCCGTCTCCGGCATCGTCGCGCACCCCGAGGAGGGCACCCTCGAGTTCCAGGTCGGCTTCGTCTCCGAGGAGCTCTCCGCCTCGCTCTTCGACCGGGTGCCCGTCTGCGGCGCCAGCGCCGGCGCGCAGCTCCGCGGCGTCGCCGGGGTCATCCAGGAGCTTGGCCTGCTCCCCGTAGCAGAG GCTTGA